AACCAACTATTGTACCAGGAGGGGCTTGGATTTCTAACTGTAAgaagagataataataaaataagatttttctaaGGTCACTGGGTTTTCATTTTACAGCAATGTCAACTTGCTTCTAAACAGCAACTTTCATGAAATTCTTCTGTATTctacaaaatattctaaatatctgCTTCCAAGGAAACACAGCAGGggcttttttttctcatattttatacaaagaaattcactattttgatatatatttggcATGACTCACTCAAAGTCCACGTCTTTAATCTTCTTTCCTTAAAGAGAACCTATCCTAGAATTGTTCTCTGAGCCTGGGACACTGgcttctttgccagtttgttttGTGTGGCAGTTGGTCGAGGACTGAAGCTGTTTCCCAGGAGGTACTTCAAATCTCCTCCCTCTTTTGTGTTGCCACAACACACATCTATTTTTATCCCTCCCTTACCAATGATTAgttattcaggatttttttcccttcaggcTGTCAACTTCTAGCTTCTCtgttcaattaaaaacaaatgcttcTTGTGCAGGTTCTGTTTTGCATACCAATTTCACTTCCTCCAAAGTATTATAGACTAGCAATTGCATTTTCAGGcttcattttagtattttactcCATTCCCTTCATTCTCTCCATGTGTTTATTTCCCATCATATTGTATTTCAACATACTTATGCGGTCAAATCCCTTGTGAAATAAGCTAGAGGTGGGCAAGCATAATGaaaattgtttgcttttaaatcaAACCAACTCCTTATAATCGGttgaacttttatctttttttaatttattatgttcATAGTCTCATGTGTATCTCTCTAGCATTCTTGGGTCAACAAAGGTGGTTTCAACAAGAGTGCTTAGAATTATATAGATctgacttgtcaaatcactaagttgtagacctgaaactaatgtaaaatagtgtgtcaattatacttaaattaatttaaaaaaaaccctaaatagaAAGAATTATATAGATTTATTCTGGGATCACTTTTCAAATAATTGGTTTGATTTTGACAAAAATTGGTAATGGGTATCAGGATACATCTTATTTTTCACTGGGCTACTCTGAAATAAAACATCAATTATCAGAAACCTTCAAATGGATGTTTTATCTTATACTGACTACACCATCTTAGAGCATATTAAATCTCATATCCTCAGTAGGAGGATGAAGTTTCTGGGACTCCGTATATGAGTACTTTCACCATTTTATCACTTAGCTAGGAAATTGCTTACAGATGTTTGGAGAATTAGCTTTAGTATATAATGCTAGAAACTTCTTCAATTAACCCCatccatattaatattttttcccattgtgcTAAGTAGAGTACTTACACGTATGTCCTcaataaagaaacttttttttctttttaaaaaatggggtttGAATAAAGACAGAGGGTCAAGCCCCATTCATGATAGTTCATGGATGTTTAAGTTACCTCCAACCCCTAAGCCCCAGTTTCCTCAATTGCTAAATGTGGAGAGTAAAACCTATTCTTTCTAACTCATAGAGATGTTATGATATCAAAGACATTAAAGTAAGTAAATGTTCCATGTCGACTTAACTGCATTATGCCAATAGAAAGTTATTATTGTAGAGCTATTAGATAATGATGAAAATCTatcatacattaaaataattaaatgactCCCTTCAGAACAATAACATAGTCTTTGTCAAAGTTTGAAGTTCGtcataaatagatgaatgggttGTGAAATtctatactaaaaataatacctCACCAACAGAACACCTCGGAAGAGTTTAGGATTAGCACTTTCTGATCTTTGCTACTATTAGAAAACACAAAGGGTAGATGTGCTTGATGGTGGAACTCATAGATATTACAATTATATGATTAATACAGAGATTCAGGGAGATGTGTCCTATTTACACAACCCTTTAGCTGTCTACCAATTCATGGAAGCCACTGTAGCTTTTGGtcagaaaggaaaacaacaacaacaacaaccggTGAATTACCAAATCCTTAAGCTTTTCTGATTCTAAAGGAGCAATCTAATAATTCAAACAATTGAAAAGTGAATGGCCTTACGGCTTCAGATCAATGCcattaattaaacaaattattGCTAATCTTTtcaaacatagaaaaataaaagtacaccCAATGACTAACCTCTTGCAGGTAGCAAGGGCACCAGCAGCTGTTACATCTCAAGGGCCTGTTTACCGTAATCACCTCCCGACCTGAGTTATCTGTGATCTTCAGAGTGCAGGATCGCAGCGTGGAACAGAAAGTACGATTGAAGCAGATGCTTTCCTCCACTGCAAAGTAAATTCTTTGTCCCaagctgtttttaatttcatatttgttGGAGGTCTCTGTGCCAAGTATcactaagggaagaaaaaaattcatcaaaacaATGCTCTTGTCTAGTACCAAATCTTTAAGTAAAGAGGTAgtgttattaaaagaaaagagtcaCTAATTATTAAGTATATGGCATGTTTTTCACCCAAATCTTCTTGCATGCTCTAAAATTTGAAGACTAAGCTATGGAAATCAAAGTCAACCAAGAACAAGGCTGTACAATGAGTACATTTTGATTCCAGATATATGACCTACTTGATAGATGTAGTTCCACTCTCCAAGTGAAGAAACAAGTCTGTAAAGAATCAAATCCTCAAATAATACTTCTATCATTGCTGTGGAATTTACTGGGACAACTCACAGCATAGTAATGATCTTTAAGATTTGTATAGCAGTATACCTACAGCTGCATGCTATCCTGCTATTACAATTTCAACTTATTTTAgatataatatagaatattaagGACAAAATACTCAAGCGAAATGAATTCAGTTAGTCATCATTGTAAATCTTTGTCAAATAACATACCATCTGATTATTCATTAGTGCAATGATAAAACATCACATTTTGTTCAatggatttttgttatttatttatttatttatttatttatttatttatttatttatttatttattgtttttgtttcaagttttgtttaaattccagataGTTAACATgaagtgtaatattaatttcaggagtagaatgagtttttgttatttagtttcaaccttgatttccatttctgaaattattaagaaaataaattattaacaaCCATGGAAGTGATAAAATATCttgtattattttaagagaaaaataatgttagaTTCCTGATAACAAATTACCAAAGACTTGGAGAGTTTTATGCTCTCAGGTTTATCTACATCAGACTAACAATTTACTTTCAACGTTTGTTTTAAACAGTAGACCTactgatcttttaaattttatcctcaacacttaattttttatgagatatttaaatataacacaattactgaagcctaaaatatttgtaaCAGTTCTAGTTAAGTGTAGAATATAATATACTTACTTCCAAGTAGCTCCACCTGCTGGTGTATAATTATCAGGTCTAACTGTTAAAGaatgacaaaggaaataaaaagtgttatATCATGGTTTGAAAACCTTCGGAGATACTACTGTTAACCTGTTTGCCACATGAAATTTGGTGATTTCCATGTTCTCTACCAGGAAAATGGTTGAAAAcaactcacattttattttttatttttttaaaatattttatttatttatttgacagagagagagagagagagagcacaagcaggccgAGTGtcaggcaggagagggaaaagtgggctccctgcggaacaggaagcccaacgtggggctcgtttccaggaccctgggatcatgactgaagcctaaggtagacgcttaactgaatgagccactgaggcacccattttctcatgaaaaagatatattttttattcaagtaaatttttaaaaaaattacaagaaccCTGAAAATCCCAAGGCCGAATTGCCCAGAATAAGAATAGGAATTGTTGGTTAACTTTGTGTTCTTTCTGtgataaagggaaaaatgagGTACTCTTAGAAACAATACTTggagaagattttttaaagtctttgaatAATAATgcctaaaaagttttaaaactcactttttaaagcaatgattTGAATGCCTGGCCTCTCCTTTCCAACCTTCCTaacttctctttcactctcaacTCAATCCTCACAGTGATAAAATGTCTTTGTTAAAGCTGAGAGAGGTTATTCTACAAATTGTTCTCTCACGGCTTCCTTTGGACTAGACAAAAAAAACCAGCCAGAAATCCTACTGATGCCAACAAAATACCATTTAAGCAGAATAAGTTTTGCCACTAACAGCTGACATGATAAAATTTGCTTTATGTCATTAGAAATGAAGTTAATTTATAAAGTACCCATAGATGAGAAATGACTATATTAAAAAAGTGTacaatgcaaatttttaaaggaaatagtaaaatacattcttagaatgaattttttttcactaagGTAAATTCATGAACCTTGAAGACCACTGTCTTTTCCAacacttcattttctattttgccTCTTAATTTCTTAACTGTAGTCCTCCTTCATTAATAAACTTACTGGTAACAAACtgaaatattagtaatattagGTATTGATTGGGCATCACAAACCTGGAAAATTTGAAGTTACATTATTTCCTACATTCTCCTTGCTTATCCTGAGATGCCAGTAAAACTAATGTCACGTCCTCTATTTAAATCTTATTATTGGTAAGAGAGTGcatgtggcttcttttttttttaaggtcacagaaagtattttccataaataattAGTGATTTAAGATATTCTAAAACCTATTCCAACaataatggaaatttttaaaatattaaaatcagtctTTTGTCGTGTCCTATTGTTAGTTCTGTTCTCTTTTGAGGAAAATGGAGGATGAAGAGAAGCGAGAAGTCACAAAGGTTATCTGCCATTATCTAGCTGTGGTTCCCTTCGTGGTAACTAGGGGCAGAGAAGAACTATGAGGGCAAGACTGAGGTTGGAGTCTGGGAACTTCATGTTAGTGCTACAGATCAAGTTTTAGTCTTGACATTTAGAGACTGTCAATTGAAATCCACTCCATGTTGGAAAGGGAAGTTGTAACCCTCTGCTTTCTAACAATAGCAGGTGTTTATTAGTGGCTAACATGAGGTAGTCACTGGGGTAGATATTTTGACATAGTGTTTGATTTAATCCTCCCCAAAACTCAGAGGGTAGACATCGTTACATTGTGAAGAAACAATCCCAGAGAGATAAAGTAGTTTGCCTGGGATTGCAGAGTTTGTCAATGGGCAGGCTGGGATTTTAAACCCAGATCGGACTACCTGCAACCAATTCTGACATGGGTTCTACTCTCTTGTATTGGCATCGCTAAACTAATCTTACGAACTGGGATAAACAATTCTTAAAGTGATACTGTGGAACTTCTGAGTagcttttcttcctattttctctcCCCCTTATACACACCCCAACCTCTGTGATAATATTTGATTTGATCTATCTCTGTGGGCAATCCCCTTGGATTTGAGGGTCTTGTTTTGTTCTTGCAGTTTCCATTAAGTAGTCCTGGGCCACTTATAAACTATGGTTCAAAGGAGCCCCTTCCACCCTTTGCTATTAATTGAGGGGCTAGGAATTGTTGGAAACTTTAAACATACCAGATCATATAATCAGGTGTTAGGGCAAGTAAAGAACTCAAGTATGAAAACCATAGAATGGAAATCTAATGACAGCTTTGCATATATAGCTTAAGAATAAATTCTCATGTATAACTTATCAGGTTTACAGATATCAGTGATTCCATTTAATATAtgtacttcaaaatatatttgatctATGCATATATCTTTGTAGACTTGAACTCACTACTCTTACCTCTGGGTGACTAAATTATAATTATCCTTTGACACTAATAGGATAAAATGATATTGATTATAATGAACATGTTAATCCAGAGAGAAAAACCTAGTTTATTCTTAGGTTTAGCTCTACATGAACAACCTAAATGTGTACGCACACACATCCATATATGTATATTGCACAGGcaaatatatgcacatatccacatatgtatacatatgcatatgtgcatTTACATGTTACATAACTGAACATTTTCAAATTGTTAATGGGAACAAGATTTTCATTAGTCATTGGATGGACTTCATTAAAGGAGaatagatgaatttttaaatttttactttgacttttttaatttagaaggattttgtgtattttgtatattttcctgtttattgAAGAATGTACTGTTTTCAgatgttcatgattttatttaattcttatggtttttaggaaaaaattaacaCCTAAAAATGCACTTTATGTGTATCTCCTACAGACTTGTGGtgtaagacattttaaaatgctcGTTTATCCTGCTATAAGTACACTGCTTTAGAGCAAGCAAGTGTTCTTTTAGTCTATGGTGAATAAATTACCTTTCCCTTTGAAGTAAAAGAGTCACAAATTTgtggcatatttttatttttctgaaagagattaCCAAAGGTATATGTCTGGAAAATTGGCTTCATTTTAGAGCTGAAGCCAGTCGGTTCATATCTCTATTTATggaatgcaaaacaaaaaatgtattcaCGTCAAGCATCTGGCTCCGGGTGTGTCATCATTCATGGATGGAAGAAGAATATGTGATGACCATATGTGATCATCAAACCTCAGCCCTCTGGCACTGGTATATCACTTTTATACTTGGCAAAACCTTGTCTGACAACATTCCCAAACAGCTTGCAGCAGTTAATCAACTCTAGTCAGCTATTACAGCTGATCCTTTCTGCAGATGGAAGATGGTAGGTTAGCTTTTCCAGCTCTTTTACATATCTCCCTGAGCTCGCCAGTCTCTGAAGTATATTTGTCTGCCAGTGGGTTTCTGGAGAAGGCATCTGCcattataaacattttcccaGGAACATATGCTGCATGCAGCTTAAACCCTATCAGGCATAACAGAAAATCTCTTGTACCTTAAGGGAATTAACACAGAGATTTGATTTTGATAAAGGAGATAGACTTTATAGTTTGAAAGAATGCCAAACAAGCTGCAAATTGCAGCAGATGTGCTGACATCTCAATATTAGTGTATTTCTAATCTTTTGCAGGATAAAATACAAAAGCAACaactatgttatatatatgtattatatatataatacatatatatatatatttgctctttATGTGCCACATGGTTCAGATGATAATATTTCTTGATTGATTTGTTATAAGGCTTGAATCACTGCTCACCCTCCAATGACTATATCTAATACCAATATGATCTTTTAAGCAAATCAGCTTGGAGATGCAACAGTATCAAAGACAATGAGGTTGACTTGGTACCTTGCTTTCCCTTGGATTTATAGCTACCTTTTGAGATTCAGTTGAAGACGCTGAATTCTCAGATCATTACGGAAGTCTCTCCTGAGTACTTAGATCCTTAACAACCTCTCTCTCCTCTACGCACCTGCACACATTACAATTGTGtgtttatctggctttggtacaTAGCCTTGCACTGTTTGTCAACATTTTTTGCATGCCAATTAAGTTGCAGAATGTTCGGGTTAGAGGGACTAGGTTTTATGCTTGTTATATGTCTTAATGATagtgagtactcaataaatatcctTTAATTAAATAGCTGTAGGTGACTAGACATGTTAGACAATTCCTTGAGGATGCATTTGCTTATATCTTGAGCAATGAGCAGAAGGAGGATAAATGTGCTAAACAGCTCCATCAAAAATGTTTAGTGTCAtactctgccaaataaataaggaaaatagaagtgggaataaaagagaacaagtttctttccaaataatagagatttttttatcataatttcATGATTTACAGTGCTTTTCTCACTTCAATAAGTGGTTTGCTGAAGTCCTTCAACCTTGGTTGAAAAGCAAGAAACCAAATCTGTATTCATTTTAAGGGGCGAGCGTGTGTAGAAATAGAGAGATAAAAACACCTGACTTAAATATTCTAGACCAGGAGGGAGACTgcctggcagagggagagctggCTGCCACACTTGGTTCCCTGGGTTGGGAAGTGAGTTGTGAAAGCTGCGGTCAGGGTCTGGAGCTCCAGGAAGAAAGCCAGGCAAGTCTCTACTTCTTTGGTTCTGTGCAtctgaaagagaatgaaaatctcAGCCCATATTTAAATTTAGGCCGTTTCATTGAGTTTTTCTCACGGTATTTGTTACGCCTGAATTCAGAGGGTCAATGATCTCCTGCATTTTCCCTATTGCCATCCCTTAACCCTAAGCCAGAGAATAAGGAAGGCAAAAGATGGCTAGTAGTAGTTGTGGGAAGATGGATAATTGGGCAAGAAAAATgattccataaatatattttctgaaggCAAGTTAAATTCCTgttcaaagagctaaaaaatgataaactccaaaaggaaaagaaatagtaaaaggaacTAGATATTCTCTACTCATAAAAGGATAAACTTAGACATCAGTTTTGAGTCATAATTATGCGTTTCAAGGCAtattctccctttctcaaatattatGAAGGTACCTTGTATTTGCTGAggatattttgtctctttttatcaGTCCTACTGCTATGACTAGTTTTAATTCAGTGGTCCTTACTCTTCAGGCCATACCAGAagcacctggagggcttgttaaaacacagattcctgggtTTCTGCTTCAGGAGTTGGGGTAGGGGTGAGACTTGAGAATTTGCATATCCATTAAGTTCCCAGATGACCTAATGCTGCTGCTCTGACCATGTACTTTGGGAACTCATGGCTTAATTCTATATACTGTGAAAATATTCAAACTAATCTATGAGCATAAGGGCAGTATAATATCTAATGAAGCTTTGATTTCTCAGTATTTTGTATAAAAGCATCCAAACATTTTTGACAGCATGAATCCCTTTGTAGTTTACCCAATATTACAAAAGATAAAGTGATTACAGAAGTCTATAATGTctagcattgatttttttaaagagaatcacCTGTTTTCTATAGTATTGCCAGGTAAAAATGTTACTGTTTCAGTGATTGGTTAGGTTAAAATTTAGAGATTCGCTATTTATCCTGCATTAGTCTGGACCGTGTGTAGTATCATGCATAAGATGTAATTATGcatgaaaaaaatcttctttttaaaaaatataaattactgcCTTTCtactgttatttttcctttttcttttcacatgatTGCCATTtagatttctccctctcccttccttagataccattttttttcaaagactatcAGAGTTTTTATGCCTCATCCTTATTAATCCATAATTATTTGAGTCCTCACATTTGCATTCATTTAGTTTGAAAACACTATGCTGTCTTAGATTGAGCGTAGGTATGGATCAAGTTTCGTGAtaggtattttcaaatattagagGGGGCATTATGAAAACATAATTCATACTATTCTGAAGACATATGAATGGGGAGGGCAAGGAAAACAGTTGCCAATAGGAAGTTTATAACAGATTGAAATCTGCACACAGATTTAAATAAGTATTCTCACTGTATATAAACTAAAGTTGGAGTGATATCCATATAATTCATAGTAGATTAGAATGGTCTCTTGGTCTCTCCTGAGTTCATGTAAGTTGTGTGTATGTGAGGGTGTATTTTTCAGAATcttttaaatctctaaaaaataaatttgaagaaaggTCTGAGTTTCCTTTGGAGATAGTAAATTCCCCACTATTAAGATAATTCAAGCAAAGCCTGAATGAGTTCTTGgagaaggattaaaaaataaaataaaataaaataaactggtgAAGAATACATGGCTCCCAAGGATTGGTCCTTTGGACATTGACAAACTATTTGCAGTAATTCATTAAGTTTGTGTATACGTGTGGTGTTAATGAAAAACAGTTGCCAggtgattcatttatttacttaacctTCAGGTTGTAAGAATAGATGACAATAGGTGTTTAAGTTGGTACTGGTCTGTGACATTTAGAATTTGGACATGGTTGTGTTAGGACCATATGGAAACACACTTGTCATTTGATCTCATTAAAATAGAGCTCTATATATgagcacctgggtcgctcaggtggttaagctgctgactcctgatttcagcttgggtcatgatctcagggtcctgggatcaagcaccaagCCTGGACTCTGctcggtggggaatctgcttgtctctccctttgccctcccccgcccctctttttaataaaagcaagcaaatctttagaaaataaacaaataaaatagagctTCATACCAATAATATTATAGCAATTTGCTTCCACAGGCCCCATCCTGAACCTCTCAGATCAGGGCAGGCAAAAAGCACATAGGCTTAGGTACTCCTCTTGCTCTGGAGAAGGTGGCCTGAATGGAACCTCAGGCAGTAAACTGGGGAGAAAGACTGTGTAAGACCATGTCTGATTTGGGAGAGAAGGTAATGACCAATACGGCAACATCAACTAGAAATAATAACGCAGAACAATCCTTTCTTCAGTTTAGTGCCAAAAGCACTGCTGTCATGGACTTTCAGAGAAAGATAGGGGCAAAATTATGACCTAGGGAAAACTAGTTCGTAATGATAAAATGTTATGCTAGAAGTTCATCCTGGGTATGAAGGTGTGTCACTATTGACCAAAAAGGGAACTTTATGAGGggctggaaatgttctatatcgtAATTTTATGGTAATTATACAAGTGcaaccttatttaaaaaatcatgaacttAAGTTTGGTgttctttatgcattttataCATGTTATCTTTCAATTAAAACACATATAAGGATCAATTTCTAATAAAAACCAGCAGAAGATTATTAGATTCTcttgtcaattttattattagaaacaTTAGCAAATTACTCTAATTATCTTTTGTAAGCTATGTTTGCCATTACAAAGTGCAGATTATTGAGTGTCTTGTGAGTGGCTCTACATTCCAGACCCAGGTCTTTGGGTCCTTAGACCTCACAGCAGGTCCAGAAGCAGTGATGCATTTGGGACACAGGACAGATCATGTTGAAAGTTGGAATAGAGTCTCAGTTGGAAACTCTTGGTACCGTCATTGTGATAtcacttgatttctttctttctttctttctttctttctttctttctttctttctttctttctttctttctttctttctttcttctttctttcttctgattttatttattattttattttatttatttattcatgagagacacagaagcagagacataggcagaggagaagcaggatccccgcagggagcccatgtgggattcgatcccaggaccccaggatcacgatctgagccaaaggcagacgctcaaccactgagccacccaggtgccccccacttgctttcttttctgagaTTTCAGTATATTGGAGCAGATTTTAAAGATAGCTGCTGTTCAGTTTAGATCATCCTGGAAACTTCTGTCTTTCTTGAACTTAAAATTTGGGaccaacttttttttgtttttttgacaaaCTTGTtcttaaattatgtttatttatactAAATCAGGAGAGCCCAGACCACACAAATATTTCTTCAGTTCTAATGGCATCCAGTATTCAGACTGTCCTTTGGTTTAGTGGTGCTGTGTGCCTAAACTGCCGACAAAATGTGTGAAATATCCAATTGTCCTGTATTCCttgggaaaataataattatcaacATAGTTCATGGACCAGAGGACTTTCATGATGTTGTGAATAATGTCCTGCAACATATTTGAGGAAAACGGTGTACAAGAATATTTTAGgtaaataatgatgataatctGACTTGCCTCTCAAATCAGACTTCTCATTCCAAAGGaagcttcattttcatttcctctaaATAGAATAGAGTCTCTAACAGATGTTTTGCTCACTAAATAATTTGAGTAGGTTGCAGTAGTATTAATTTTCCACCTGAAGTTTTGCCTCTAAGTTTAGTAACTCTTTATCATTACTGAACATCACTGCCTTTTTGGTAGATTAATCATATTTTGATCTCACTATTGCTTTCCAGTCACAAGTTTCTTCAAAGACTCAGACCACCAGATAAAGAAGGAACTCCTTTGAATTTCTATCTGGCTTTGAATTTCTatctactcttttaaaaatgtataactagcttataaatatttcacatactCGGCAACTCTTTACCTTACAGGCTACAGTTGTTGCTGTAACTCTTATAAAGTGTTGAAGTGTTTTGGATTAAGTGTTAGTGTCAgtcttaaatgaaagaaaagacttgTCAAGATTTTTTTGTTCGCCTTCAAATGTAAAAATGAGgcacacatatattaaaattcatgattttgttgtttcatgtatatattttacaattgGTTTGAGCTTTGCCAGTGACACTCAGGGACTGGTGTACAttaaatgttgaagaaaaaaaatgaagattatctCCTTTGTTCCATATTAAATCACATCCAAAAGTGTGTTTtgataaagaaagcaaataagCCTACATGCTTCTTTGAatgtttcattaatttaatttaggATATTTTAAATTGGTAGACTCTATTATCCTATTTGTAATTAGGTTTAAAGGTTTCCACCAATTATACTAATCATAATTCTGCATgctaaaactttttattataggCTAGAGTTTAATGGTTTGGTCTGATAATGGAAAGAAAcacattataatttcatttttatataatttcacaaGTGTTTTTAGTGAGACTGAAACCCATTACTTTCAAAAACAACCATATCTCTggtctttttagaaattttttaaagtaagagagAAGAGAGTACTAATGATATTTATGCAGTTTCACAAATTTGAGGGATAAATTCCCAGTCCCCCTGCCACAAACTCCCTTATTAATCTGcttatttaaattacttattttctgtttgcttttttatatatataatttactatcAAAGAAGTTTTGGAAGTTTTTTGCTTCGTAATTCAACAATATTTACTTCTAGTCtattaagtttattaaaatttatcaataaaaCATTGAATTCTTTATGATAAATGGATGTAcacacattttaaacaaatttaaaagactgagCTATCCTTTAACACTATTTAACTTATGCgtgaaaagttttctttaaatccCTTTAAACTTGGAATATCAACCTGTCCTTGTGTTTGGCATTAAATATTGCCCTTC
This sequence is a window from Canis lupus dingo isolate Sandy chromosome 23, ASM325472v2, whole genome shotgun sequence. Protein-coding genes within it:
- the PLSCR5 gene encoding phospholipid scramblase family member 5 isoform X1, translated to MASKDAQNQRSRDLPGFLPGAPDPDRSFHNSLPNPGNQVWQPALPLPGSLPPGLEYLSQLDLIIIHQQVELLGMILGTETSNKYEIKNSLGQRIYFAVEESICFNRTFCSTLRSCTLKITDNSGREVITVNRPLRCNSCWCPCYLQELEIQAPPGTIVGYVAQKWHPFLPKFTIQNANKEDILKIVGPCATCGCFGDVDFEVKTINEKLTIGKISKYWSGFVNDVFTNADNFGIHVPADLDVTVKAAMIGACFLFDFMFFEHSLAGL